In Primulina eburnea isolate SZY01 chromosome 5, ASM2296580v1, whole genome shotgun sequence, a single window of DNA contains:
- the LOC140831459 gene encoding uncharacterized protein: MLSGWSTSGKQACPHCMSDSDAFTLPCSGKTSWFDNHRKFLPADHPLRRSRTMFLRGKQVSQPAPISKPGDELLNELDEFGFRPSYEMYSDIINKQICSLTRCGRRRRSIFWELPYWSTNLIRHNLDVMHIEKTSLTMSSIRFVIYKGVRRIMPNHELILFGWVLDPSCIHLQQTGNFRKQITHFDKDARKVLFRWLKEVRFSDGYVSKMARCVDMNKLRMFGMKSHDCHVFMQRLIPVVFKELLPRDVWEALTELSIFFADLTARNVKISDMLRLSEQIPIIMCKLEKIFPPSFFDSMEHLCIHLPYEARIMGPVQFRWMYPFERYLRTLKNTVRNKARVEGSICNAYFVKEAAIFCQHYFSESTASRRRKTGEARESTYVDTDDSELLSIFRNRGKKIGAAKSRWLSNEEYHAISTYVLHNCNEIKPFVSMYENNVRMTYPDMDDASVEAYIQTNLFQWFRQYPINGFNFHTVHDTSFKDTNNSGLQVSGHMSSGNVTEFYAQLEEIVEIEYPGLQMRQVVLFKCRWFHTHPRSGTRVHKKYKIVDVNRKNNLGDYEPFVFPTQASQVVYLTYPTTKRAESDWMHVSTLRRRAYVNDVEPNIEQNTDAFQNNESGPHDISTQFLLTSQNLFDVNVMYDNEIDLNSSESEAEDVQYSSDDVRDIDYESE; the protein is encoded by the exons ATGTTGTCTGGTTGGAGCACTTCCGGAAAACAAGCATGTCCCCACTGCATGTCTGATTCAGACGCCTTTACCTTGCCATGTAGTGGCAAGACATCATGGTTTGACAATCACCGGAAGTTTTTACCTGCAGATCATCCATTGCGTCGTAGTAGGACAATGTTTCTAAGAGGTAAACAAGTGTCACAGCCGGCTCCTATCTCTAAACCTGGGGACGAACTGCTGAATGAGTTGGACGAATTTGGTTTCAGACCTTCGTATGAGATGTACTCTGATATAATCAATAAGCAAATTTGTAGCTTGACTAGATGTGGTCGGAGAAGACGGAGTATTTTTTGGGAGCTTCCATATTGGAGTACGAACCTTATAAGACATAACTTGGATGTCATGCACATTGAGAAAACgtctttgacaatgtcttcaatacGGTTTGTAATATACAAGGGCGTACGAAGGATAATGCCAAATCACGAGCTGATCTTGTTCGGATGGGTATTAGATCCGAGTTGCATCCATCTACAGCAGACGGGAAATTTCCGAAAGCAAATTACACACTTTGACAAGGATGCTCGAAAAGTTCTTTTTAGATGGCTAAAAGAAGTTAGATTCTCTGATGGATATGTGTCTAAAATGGCGCGTTGCGTAGACATGAACAAGTTGAGGATGTTTGGAATGAAGAGTCATGACTGTCATGTATTCATGCAACGACTAATTCCTGTGGTATTTAAAGAGTTGTTACCACGAGATGTTTGGGAGGCTCTTACCGAGTTAAGTATATTCTTTGCAGACTTAACAGCGCGGAATGTTAAAATAAGTGATATGTTGCGTTTAAGCGAACAAATTCCCATCATAATGTGCAAGTTAGAAAAGATCTTCCCCCCAAGTTTTTTCGACTCGATGGAGCATTTGTGCATACACTTACCATATGAAGCACGCATCATGGGCCCTGTACAATTTAGGTGGATGTATCCCTTTGAAAGATATCTACGTACATTGAAAAACACGGTGCGTAACAAGGCACGAGTAGAGGGTTCCATATGCAATGCATATTTCGTTAAGGAGGCTGCTATATTCTGTCAACATTACTTCAGTGAATCGACGGCTAGCAGAAGGCGAAAAACTGGGGAAGCTCGTGAGAGCACATATGTTGACACTGATGACTCTGAACTTCTTTCAATATTCCGCAATCGTGGTAAGAAGATTGGAGCTGCAAAATCGCGATGGCTATCAAATGAAGAATATCATGCAATTTCGACATATGTTTTGCACAATTGCAATGAAATAAAGCCATTTGTCAG CATGTACGAGAACAACGTACGTATGACATATCCAGATATGGATGACGCTTCAGTCGAGGCGTACATCCAAACCAATTTGTTTCAGTGGTTTCGTCAATAT CCAATTAATGGATTTAACTTTCATACAGTGCATGACACCTCGTTCAAAGATACAAACAACTCGGGGCTTCAAGTTAGTGGTCATATGAGTAGTGGAAATGTCACTGAGTTTTATGCGCAACTTGAAGAAATAGTGGAAATTGAATACCCAGGTCTACAAATGAGACAAGTTGTACTTTTCAAGTGTCGCTGGTTTCATACTCATCCTCGGTCGGGCACACGCGTACACAaaaagtacaaaattgttgatgtCAACCGAAAAAATAATTTGGGAGACTACGaaccatttgtgtttcctaCGCAAGCCTCGCAAGTTGTGTATCTGACTTATCCAACAACGAAGAGAGCAGAATCAGATTGGATGCATGTGAGTACTCTACGTAGGCGAGCTTATGTCAATGATGTTGAGCCAAATATTGAGCAGAATACTGATGCATTTCAAAACAACGAAAGTGGACCTCATGACATTTCAACTCAATTTCTTTTGACGTCTCAGAATTTATTCGATGTAAATGTTATGTACGACAACGAAATTGATTTGAATAGTAGTGAAAGTGAAGCAGAAGATGTTCAATATTCGAGCGACGATGTTCGTGACATTGACTACGAAAGTGAATAA
- the LOC140831801 gene encoding uncharacterized protein encodes MSGEPPPPPPDHRLELTIRDGIFEQHNNSVSRYISRQFTMQTCDSGWSWRHVTPEQRQFYWERFCLRYRWAADIDTQVRDLWLRNTALLYRRTIYRWRSRDQPPQTVTPERWAAWTAAWQQQDWQDRAAKNKANRNSEPAGVGTGTSKHIAGAKTYSAHGHDLRARHGRDPTSWELYVHTHRHVDGSFVDTRSRLIHENMERSMAQALSSAEDGSEPVVPSPQSVNSMFKTVVGGKKKGRMYGCGSMASTFYPDEMAPGRRGRSSDVGPSSESQHEADMRQILDSSLRRNDELCERVRATEAENVMLRDRMTSLEEHVRLLVAGMS; translated from the exons ATGTCTGGAGAACCGCCTCCTCCACCGCCTGATCACAGGCTTGAGCTTACTATCAGGGATGGGAT ATTTGAGCAACATAATAACAGTGTCTCGAGATACATATCGAGACAGTTCACAATGCAGACCTGTGATTCAGGCTGGTCTTGGAGGCATGTGACACCTGAGCAGCGGCAATTTTACTGGGAGAGGTTTTGT TTGAGGTATAGATGGGCAGCGGATATTGATACTCAGGTACGAGACCTGTGGTTACGTAACACTGCCCTCCTATACCGTCGGACCATTTATCGTTGGAGGAGCAGGGACCAGCCTCCACAGACGGTCACGCCTGAGAGATGGGCTGCTTGGACTGCTGCTTGGCAGCAACAGGATTGGCAGGACAGAGCTGCCAAGAACAAGGCGAACAGGAACAGCGAGCCTGCAGGGGTAGGTACAGGGACGTCGAAGCACATTGCAGGTGCGAAGACATACAGCGCTCACGGACATGATCTG CGAGCACGACATGGCAGAGATCCTACGTCGTGGGAGCTGTACGTACACACACATCGACATGTAGACGGATCTTTCGTTGACACGCGATCCCGCCTGAtccac GAGAACATGGAGCGATCTATGGCTCAGGCACTAAGTTCCGCAGAGGATGGATCAGAGCCTGTTGTCCCCAGCCCACAGTCGGTAAACAGCATGTTCAAGACTGTGGTTGGGGGGaagaagaaggggaggatgTATGGGTGTGGGTCCATGGCCAGCACCTTCTATCCCGATGAGATGGCTCCGGGTCGACGTGGTAGGTCATCAGATGTCGGTCCGTCGTCTGAGTCCCAGCACGAGGCGGACATGCGCCAGATTCTGGACTCATCGTTACGTCGTAACGATGAGCTTTGCGAGAGGGTGCGGGCTACAGAGGCGGAGAACGTCATGCTGAGAGATCGCATGACGTCACTAGAGGAGCATGTCCGACTCCTGGTTGCAGGCATGTCATAG